In the genome of Rhodothermales bacterium, one region contains:
- a CDS encoding tetratricopeptide repeat protein — MSMFDFGYDDLEDSDENFSVQDLVHAYEQGGAGTYFDSDALEEIATFYFELGRFGDALGAIDRILETQPYSSDAWMRRGILLNNMNRHADAMTAYEKAMTLNPSDPETIINMGITLDSLGRTEEALKSYQTALEIDPLNEDALFNRGVTLERADLLEQAIEAFYACVELNPEHPEVWYELGYCFDRLAEDEKSLSCYDRHIEIDPYSYDAWYNRGIVLNRMNRFAEAVQSYDMALVINEEFASAYYNKGNAQANVGDLRGAIESYEQVIKLEDGDAATFYNIALAYEELQEYPQAIACFEKALLKDPQYAEAWYGLGCCFDAQERFFEALEFYQKAVHLTPRSADLWYAKADCEYNAGLIDESLESYETVVRMEPANREAWLDYAETLFEAQRLEEALHAYNNALTLEPNHASSYFQQAKALFALGRPDESIRSLKRAFSLDPKKKEEFRQTYPELYRDARIRRELGLDS; from the coding sequence ATGAGCATGTTCGATTTCGGCTACGACGACCTCGAAGACTCGGATGAGAATTTCAGCGTGCAAGACCTCGTTCATGCCTACGAACAGGGTGGGGCAGGCACGTATTTCGATTCGGACGCCCTTGAGGAAATTGCGACGTTTTATTTCGAATTGGGGCGATTTGGGGATGCCCTCGGTGCTATCGACCGTATTCTCGAGACACAGCCCTACTCATCCGATGCGTGGATGCGACGCGGTATTCTCCTGAATAATATGAACCGCCACGCAGATGCGATGACGGCTTATGAGAAGGCCATGACGCTAAATCCCTCCGATCCGGAGACGATTATCAACATGGGCATCACGCTAGACAGCCTGGGACGTACGGAAGAGGCTCTCAAGTCCTATCAGACGGCGCTCGAGATCGATCCACTCAACGAGGACGCCTTGTTTAATCGGGGCGTGACCCTGGAGCGGGCGGATCTGCTCGAACAAGCGATCGAAGCGTTTTATGCGTGCGTGGAGTTGAACCCGGAGCACCCGGAAGTCTGGTACGAACTTGGATACTGCTTCGACAGGTTAGCCGAGGATGAAAAGAGCCTCTCCTGTTACGATCGCCACATTGAGATCGACCCGTATTCGTATGACGCTTGGTACAACAGGGGCATTGTCCTGAATCGGATGAACCGATTCGCGGAGGCGGTACAGTCATACGATATGGCGCTCGTGATCAACGAGGAGTTCGCGTCGGCCTATTATAATAAAGGCAACGCCCAGGCGAATGTGGGGGATCTTCGGGGTGCGATTGAAAGCTATGAGCAGGTCATAAAACTAGAGGATGGCGACGCCGCCACCTTTTACAATATTGCGCTCGCGTACGAAGAATTACAGGAGTATCCCCAGGCGATCGCCTGCTTTGAGAAGGCCTTGTTGAAGGACCCTCAGTATGCGGAAGCCTGGTACGGACTTGGTTGTTGCTTCGACGCGCAGGAGCGTTTTTTCGAGGCACTGGAGTTTTACCAGAAGGCGGTTCACCTGACTCCTCGGTCCGCGGATCTCTGGTATGCAAAAGCGGATTGCGAGTACAACGCCGGCCTCATCGACGAGTCGCTGGAATCCTACGAGACGGTGGTTCGCATGGAGCCGGCCAATCGGGAGGCCTGGTTGGATTACGCAGAGACCCTCTTCGAAGCCCAGCGCCTGGAAGAGGCCCTGCACGCGTACAACAACGCCCTCACCCTCGAGCCCAATCACGCGAGTTCCTATTTCCAGCAAGCGAAGGCACTATTTGCGCTGGGCCGGCCTGACGAAAGCATTCGGTCATTGAAACGCGCCTTCTCGCTGGATCCGAAGAAGAAGGAGGAGTTCCGACAGACTTATCCGGAGCTCTATCGAGACGCGCGCATTCGACGAGAACTGGGATTGGATAGCTGA